From a single Georhizobium profundi genomic region:
- a CDS encoding MmgE/PrpD family protein: MSLHQEAAPGTPKVTQILADWVVNIKGSDIQPEVRREGLRTFVNWVGCAVGGASHETADRALAAIAPFSGKATSTVIGRTEKLDALHAALVNGITSHVLDYDDTHLKTIIHPAGPVASALLALAETREISGYDLLTALIIGVEVECRIGNSVYPHHYDRGWHITGTAGVFGAAAAVGKVIGLNAQQMRWAFGLAATQSSGFREMFGTMTKSFHPGRAAQNGMFAALLAEANYDSSERAIEAPRGFASVMSDKQDYSEIVDDLGTRWESALNSYKPFACGIVIHPTIDGCVQLREELGDEKIRQIKSVALTTHPLVLELTGKTDPKTGLEGKFSVYHAAAAALLKGDGAPTAFTDELVRDPEIIALRDKTKATADKNCHEASVDILVTFEDGSTVSKHVERAIGSMEVPLTDQQIDHKFTVQSALVVGDAVTKKLLETSWKLEELKDAAEVARASVPGSAEAKAAAE; encoded by the coding sequence ATGAGCCTGCATCAGGAAGCTGCTCCCGGCACCCCGAAGGTCACCCAGATCCTTGCCGATTGGGTCGTCAACATCAAAGGATCCGACATCCAGCCGGAAGTGCGCCGCGAAGGCCTGCGCACCTTCGTCAACTGGGTAGGCTGCGCCGTCGGCGGCGCCAGCCACGAAACGGCCGATCGCGCATTGGCTGCCATCGCACCCTTCTCGGGCAAGGCGACCTCGACGGTCATCGGCCGCACGGAAAAGCTCGATGCGCTGCATGCCGCGCTCGTCAACGGCATCACCTCGCACGTGCTCGACTATGACGACACGCACCTGAAGACGATCATCCACCCTGCCGGCCCCGTCGCCTCGGCACTTCTCGCGCTGGCCGAAACCCGCGAAATCTCCGGCTACGATCTTCTGACTGCACTCATCATCGGCGTCGAAGTCGAGTGCCGCATCGGCAACTCGGTCTATCCGCACCACTATGATCGCGGCTGGCACATCACCGGCACGGCCGGCGTCTTCGGTGCGGCGGCAGCGGTCGGCAAGGTCATTGGCCTCAACGCGCAGCAGATGCGCTGGGCATTCGGTCTTGCAGCCACGCAGTCGTCCGGCTTCCGCGAAATGTTCGGCACCATGACCAAGAGTTTCCACCCCGGCCGCGCCGCCCAGAACGGCATGTTTGCGGCGCTCCTCGCCGAAGCCAACTACGACAGCTCCGAGCGCGCTATCGAAGCGCCCCGCGGCTTCGCCAGCGTCATGTCCGACAAGCAGGATTATTCCGAGATCGTCGACGACCTCGGCACCCGCTGGGAATCGGCACTGAACAGCTACAAGCCGTTTGCCTGCGGCATCGTCATCCACCCGACCATCGACGGCTGCGTGCAGCTGCGCGAAGAGCTTGGCGACGAGAAGATCCGCCAGATCAAGTCGGTCGCTTTGACGACACACCCGCTGGTGCTCGAACTGACCGGCAAGACCGATCCAAAGACGGGCCTGGAGGGCAAGTTCTCGGTCTACCACGCCGCCGCCGCAGCCCTGCTGAAGGGCGATGGCGCACCGACGGCCTTCACGGACGAACTCGTGCGTGACCCGGAAATCATCGCGCTGCGTGACAAGACCAAGGCAACCGCCGACAAGAACTGCCACGAGGCCTCGGTCGACATCCTCGTCACATTCGAAGACGGCTCGACCGTGTCCAAGCATGTGGAACGTGCCATCGGCTCCATGGAAGTGCCGCTCACGGATCAGCAGATCGATCACAAGTTCACGGTTCAGTCGGCGCTCGTCGTCGGTGATGCCGTAACGAAGAAACTCCTCGAGACATCCTGGAAGCTGGAAGAGCTGAAGGATGCCGCCGAAGTCGCACGCGCCAGCGTTCCCGGCTCGGCTGAAGCAAAGGCAGCAGCAGAATGA
- a CDS encoding SDR family NAD(P)-dependent oxidoreductase, with product MDLQYNGRRTLIVGGSYGIGQASASLMVGEGADVVIASRSADNLAASAAAIEGAVGLKPATLVCDVTQTGSGDELAASVTERWGALDVLVTAVGGSIRSSFEDLTDEDWLGNYTFNILSTVRAIRALLPILEKGENPAIVTLGAAASKMPYQHQIVSNVHKAGLLGLTKTLAAELADRKIRVNCVAPGRTLTPLWTKRADKMSADEGRSREEVLKDFSKDIPLGRFATAEEVATMVVWLASPRASYVTGQTINVDGGIARGLL from the coding sequence TTGGACCTTCAGTATAATGGGCGTCGCACGCTCATCGTCGGCGGCAGCTATGGTATTGGCCAGGCGTCTGCATCCTTGATGGTGGGCGAGGGCGCGGATGTCGTCATCGCATCGCGCAGCGCCGACAACCTCGCCGCATCCGCAGCGGCCATCGAGGGCGCCGTCGGCTTGAAGCCGGCAACGCTTGTCTGCGATGTCACGCAGACCGGTTCTGGCGACGAACTGGCCGCTTCGGTCACCGAGCGCTGGGGCGCGCTGGACGTGCTGGTCACCGCCGTCGGCGGCTCCATCCGGTCATCCTTCGAGGATCTCACCGACGAGGATTGGCTCGGCAACTACACCTTCAACATTCTCTCCACGGTGCGCGCCATCCGTGCGCTGCTGCCAATTCTGGAGAAGGGCGAGAACCCGGCGATCGTGACGCTCGGCGCTGCGGCCTCCAAGATGCCGTACCAGCATCAGATCGTTTCCAACGTCCACAAGGCCGGCCTGCTCGGTCTGACGAAGACGCTCGCCGCCGAACTCGCCGATCGCAAGATCCGCGTGAACTGCGTTGCACCCGGTCGCACGCTGACGCCGCTCTGGACCAAGCGCGCCGACAAGATGTCGGCCGACGAGGGTCGCTCGCGCGAAGAGGTTCTCAAGGACTTTTCCAAGGACATTCCGCTGGGTCGCTTTGCGACGGCCGAGGAAGTGGCAACGATGGTCGTTTGGCTTGCGAGCCCGCGCGCCAGCTACGTCACCGGGCAAACGATCAATGTCGACGGCGGCATCGCCCGCGGTCTGCTCTAA
- a CDS encoding AbrB family transcriptional regulator, which yields MLDASKDVAARSTPGGKPGGVKRYRQPRWWGLLVLTYAIATAAGFLADVVNMPLPFMLGPFFALAAFSIMGFESALVPMGRELGQVAIGVAVGMRFTPAVLATMAGLLPAMIAGTLYVIAFTMAAAFLFKPLAKVDNVTAFFATAAGGVADMATVAKEYGGAAGSVAVVHALRVSGVVAIVPFLVVIFGEHGTAPDAASAGSNWLLVGLSLLLGYLMARLLKPTPLPNPWLVGPILMGIIIGVLGLYTVTIPPTLIVIAQIMLGTWLGCQFKRDLLAALPRVTFAAVLVSIFMIGCAAFGALVLTLTTDLPFTTSFLSLAPAAVTEMVLTAQVMHLEAEVVTAFHVLRIAVVSSTVLLVFKLYLKLKGGTVGPSV from the coding sequence GTGCTCGATGCCAGCAAAGACGTGGCGGCGCGTTCCACACCGGGCGGCAAGCCCGGTGGGGTCAAGCGTTATCGCCAGCCGCGCTGGTGGGGTCTGCTCGTCCTGACCTATGCAATAGCGACGGCCGCCGGGTTTCTGGCGGACGTCGTCAACATGCCCCTGCCCTTCATGCTGGGGCCGTTTTTCGCGCTCGCCGCCTTCTCGATCATGGGCTTTGAATCGGCCCTCGTGCCGATGGGCCGTGAACTGGGGCAGGTGGCGATCGGCGTCGCCGTCGGCATGCGTTTCACGCCTGCGGTGCTTGCCACCATGGCAGGCCTGCTGCCGGCCATGATCGCCGGCACGCTTTATGTCATCGCCTTCACCATGGCGGCGGCGTTTCTGTTCAAGCCGCTCGCCAAGGTCGACAACGTCACCGCCTTCTTCGCGACAGCAGCCGGCGGCGTGGCCGACATGGCAACGGTCGCCAAGGAATATGGCGGGGCGGCAGGCTCGGTCGCCGTGGTCCACGCGTTGCGCGTGTCCGGCGTCGTCGCCATCGTGCCGTTCCTCGTCGTGATCTTCGGCGAGCACGGCACCGCGCCCGATGCCGCCTCGGCAGGGTCCAACTGGCTGCTGGTCGGCCTGTCTCTGCTCCTCGGTTATCTGATGGCGCGGCTGCTGAAGCCCACGCCACTGCCGAACCCGTGGCTCGTCGGGCCGATCCTGATGGGCATCATCATCGGCGTGCTCGGTCTTTATACAGTCACCATTCCGCCGACCCTGATCGTCATCGCGCAGATCATGCTCGGCACCTGGCTCGGCTGCCAGTTCAAGCGCGACCTTCTGGCAGCACTGCCGCGCGTCACCTTCGCTGCGGTGCTGGTTTCGATCTTCATGATCGGCTGCGCCGCGTTTGGAGCGCTCGTCCTGACGCTGACGACCGACCTGCCCTTCACGACAAGCTTCCTGTCGCTCGCTCCTGCCGCCGTGACCGAAATGGTTCTGACGGCGCAAGTGATGCACCTGGAGGCCGAGGTCGTCACCGCATTCCATGTTTTGAGGATCGCCGTCGTGTCGTCGACCGTGCTCCTCGTGTTCAAGCTGTATCTCAAATTGAAGGGAGGGACCGTTGGACCTTCAGTATAA